One part of the Sardina pilchardus chromosome 5, fSarPil1.1, whole genome shotgun sequence genome encodes these proteins:
- the yipf5 gene encoding protein YIPF5, protein MSGFDNFNTDFYQSSYSVDDQNQGYGYGNTDDQYNKQYGQYDYSQPMGYAAPGVMPQPQQPYTGQIFQPTPAYTPASSQSMYSSSFEDEPPLLEELGINFDHIWQKTLTVLHPMKAADGSIMTETDLAGPMVFCLAFGATLLLSGKIQFGYVYGISAIGCLGMYCLLNLMAMTGVSFGCVSSVLGYCLLPMILLSSFGVLFSLQGMFGIVITALIIGWCSFSASKIFISALEMEGQQLLVAYPCALLYGVFALISVF, encoded by the exons ATGTCAGGTTTTGACAACTTCAACACGGATTTTTACCAGTCCAGCTACAGCGTCGACGACCAAAATCAGGGATACGGCTATGGCAACACAGATGACCAATACAACAA GCAGTACGGGCAGTATGACTACTCCCAACCGATGGGCTACGCCGCCCCGGGGGTGATGCCCCAGCCGCAGCAGCCCTACACTGGACAGATCTTCCAGCCCACCCCTGCATACACTCCCGCCAGCTCACAGTCCATGTACAGTAGCAGCTTTGAAGATGAGCCACCGTTGCTGGAAG AGCTTGGAATCAACTTTGACCACATCTGGCAGAAGACGCTGACGGTGCTGCACCCCATGAAGGCGGCGGATGGAAGCATCATGACCGAGACGGACCTGGCCGGGCCCATGGTGTTCTGCCTGGCCTTTGGAGCTACGCTGCTGCTG TCAGGGAAGATCCAGTTTGGCTACGTGTACGGCATCAGTGCTATCGGCTGTCTCGGCATGTACTGCCTGCTGAACCTCATGGCCATGACCGGCGTGTCTTTCGGCTGCGTCTCCAGCGTCCTGGGCTACTGCCTGCTTCCCATGATCCTCCTCTCCAGTTTCGGCGTCCTCTTCTCCTTACA gGGCATGTTCGGTATAGTCATCACGGCGCTCATCATCGGCTGGTGCAGCTTCTCGGCCTCCAAGATCTTCATCTCGGCCCTGGAGATGGAGGGCCAGCAGCTGCTGGTGGCGTACCCCTGCGCCCTCCTCTACGGCGTCTTCGCCCTCATCTCCGTCTTCTGA